One window of uncultured Trichococcus sp. genomic DNA carries:
- a CDS encoding cyclophilin-like fold protein, with translation MTNTVKLLIDGIAYTMNLQEKPVIETFALQGPMALKLRRFADQEYYAPLPKPLPISGMPTTNIIHAGGLYCYEGFGVFAIPFVDAPSNLYRAVHLGDICEDIVSHLTLADNTVSAKIEIVVT, from the coding sequence ATGACGAATACTGTGAAATTGCTGATTGATGGGATTGCATATACAATGAATCTTCAGGAAAAACCAGTCATAGAAACATTCGCTCTGCAAGGTCCCATGGCACTGAAGTTGAGAAGATTCGCTGATCAGGAATATTACGCACCGTTGCCGAAGCCGCTTCCGATTTCGGGAATGCCGACAACAAACATTATCCATGCGGGCGGTCTTTATTGTTACGAAGGCTTCGGTGTCTTCGCCATACCGTTTGTGGATGCGCCGTCAAATCTATACAGAGCCGTGCATTTGGGGGACATCTGCGAGGACATCGTCTCGCATTTGACACTGGCGGACAATACCGTCAGCGCCAAAATAGAAATTGTTGTTACCTGA
- a CDS encoding tyrosine-type recombinase/integrase translates to MANIKKYTKKDGSTAYKFQAYLGTDPNTGNRIRVTRQGFSTKKAASLALSRLKLEVDEGSFIKANDDTFQAVYELWLEQYRNTVKESTLNKTIQLFGKHILPAFGSMKLDKISVSFCQKKVNEWFGIHTKYTVIKNYASSVLKFAIRMDLMKSNPMDKVTLPRRMTEVGKDESLKYFDKPELQRFFECSKLEAERTNNLLWHTLFRLLAFSGMRKGEALALTWNDLDFMNETVTINKTLTRGLENRLIIQTPKTASGKRSVALDPITLTMLNTWRKRQATDFLKLGFNTMRGEQLIFANTKNEFMCPTKPDKVLEKIIQRNDLKRITVHGFRHTHCSILFEAGASIKEVQDRLGHSDIKVTMNIYAHVTEKAKEKTAEKFAKYVNF, encoded by the coding sequence ATGGCCAATATCAAAAAATACACAAAAAAAGACGGAAGCACCGCCTACAAGTTTCAAGCATATTTAGGAACTGACCCGAACACCGGGAACCGCATCCGGGTAACGAGACAAGGCTTCAGTACCAAAAAAGCGGCATCCCTCGCCCTCTCCCGGCTGAAGTTGGAAGTTGATGAAGGTTCATTCATTAAAGCGAATGATGACACCTTTCAGGCCGTTTATGAGTTATGGCTTGAGCAATACCGCAACACTGTTAAGGAAAGTACGCTGAATAAAACGATCCAATTATTCGGCAAACATATTCTACCTGCGTTCGGCAGCATGAAGTTGGATAAAATATCTGTTTCCTTCTGCCAAAAGAAAGTGAATGAATGGTTCGGCATCCATACAAAATATACCGTCATCAAGAATTATGCTTCATCGGTTCTGAAGTTCGCCATCCGCATGGATCTCATGAAGAGCAATCCGATGGATAAAGTTACGCTCCCCCGGAGGATGACAGAAGTCGGCAAAGATGAAAGTTTAAAGTATTTTGATAAACCTGAATTGCAACGGTTCTTTGAATGCAGCAAGCTCGAAGCGGAACGCACCAATAACCTTTTGTGGCATACCTTGTTCCGCTTGCTTGCTTTCTCCGGCATGCGTAAAGGTGAAGCTTTGGCGCTTACTTGGAATGACTTAGATTTCATGAACGAAACAGTCACGATCAATAAGACGTTGACTAGAGGACTTGAGAACAGGCTCATCATACAGACACCAAAAACCGCCTCTGGTAAACGTTCAGTAGCCTTAGACCCAATCACCCTAACCATGTTGAACACCTGGCGCAAACGGCAGGCAACGGACTTCCTGAAGCTTGGGTTTAATACTATGAGAGGTGAGCAGCTTATCTTCGCGAATACGAAAAATGAATTCATGTGCCCTACCAAACCGGACAAAGTACTCGAGAAGATTATTCAACGCAACGATCTGAAGAGAATCACCGTTCATGGATTCCGACACACGCATTGCAGCATACTCTTTGAAGCAGGCGCATCTATAAAAGAAGTGCAGGATAGACTTGGACACTCTGATATAAAAGTTACAATGAATATCTATGCACACGTCACCGAAAAGGCCAAAGAAAAAACGGCTGAAAAGTTCGCAAAATACGTGAATTTTTAA
- a CDS encoding helix-turn-helix transcriptional regulator: MVIGQKIRNIREAYGWKQEILAEKSGLTRASIGNYERGDRIPPADAAKRIADALNTSVDRLVNNEFGDYLATLFKNSYKVNSMDSETLRGFADLIGLADEFAIERYIDGEDLPTVEEIKELAVWLGDNIEEGAYIREKLMYAAGFTLDPAADSVPLDELDLEYILESARLRLDKVELNNKEVRAIHSFLKILKDLRN; this comes from the coding sequence ATGGTAATAGGTCAAAAGATTAGAAATATCCGAGAGGCTTATGGCTGGAAACAAGAAATATTAGCGGAAAAATCGGGTCTGACCAGGGCTAGCATTGGGAATTATGAAAGAGGAGATAGGATCCCACCTGCTGATGCTGCAAAAAGAATAGCTGATGCCTTAAATACTTCTGTGGACAGGCTCGTAAATAACGAGTTCGGCGATTATCTAGCTACACTTTTTAAAAATTCCTATAAAGTAAACTCTATGGACTCAGAAACATTAAGAGGCTTTGCGGATTTAATAGGCCTTGCTGATGAATTTGCGATTGAACGCTATATAGATGGAGAAGATCTTCCCACAGTGGAAGAAATAAAAGAACTTGCAGTATGGCTCGGGGACAACATCGAGGAAGGTGCATACATCCGGGAAAAACTGATGTACGCTGCAGGTTTTACTTTAGACCCTGCTGCAGATAGTGTGCCACTTGATGAGTTAGATTTAGAGTACATTTTGGAATCAGCTAGGCTAAGACTTGACAAGGTAGAATTAAATAATAAAGAAGTAAGAGCAATTCACTCCTTTTTAAAAATATTGAAAGATTTGAGAAATTAA
- a CDS encoding helix-turn-helix transcriptional regulator, which yields MIVVKSSEDFTKRAYELGYSISALSRAVGYNRSTLSHIVQGLNGISPKKAKLVTEMLGAEFSELFMIVEKRRG from the coding sequence ATGATAGTCGTAAAATCGTCAGAAGATTTCACGAAAAGGGCTTATGAATTAGGATACAGTATTTCCGCTCTATCTCGTGCAGTCGGTTATAACCGCAGTACGCTCTCTCATATAGTGCAAGGCCTTAATGGAATCAGCCCTAAGAAAGCAAAGCTTGTTACTGAAATGCTGGGCGCTGAATTTTCTGAGTTGTTCATGATCGTTGAAAAGAGAAGAGGGTGA
- a CDS encoding helix-turn-helix domain-containing protein, translating to MANLQIPIPDTFQDELKMMIRNAAAQAIEEAVQRENLAKDWMTQKELQAWLNVSYGTVQVWRGLGLKVATVQGKTLVSKQEVNRFLESYQR from the coding sequence ATGGCGAATCTGCAAATACCAATACCAGATACATTTCAGGACGAGCTAAAAATGATGATCCGCAACGCTGCAGCACAAGCAATCGAGGAAGCAGTTCAGCGTGAGAACCTGGCAAAGGATTGGATGACTCAAAAGGAATTGCAAGCTTGGTTAAACGTTTCATATGGCACCGTTCAAGTGTGGCGAGGGCTTGGGTTAAAAGTTGCAACAGTTCAAGGGAAAACGCTTGTTTCAAAACAAGAGGTAAACAGATTTTTAGAATCCTACCAACGATAA
- a CDS encoding virulence-associated E family protein: protein MTKTNEQISVTLPRLKHDKEINLAMAGRKTATDWKNRTMTWSDFLKRLSEPTRTQETAAEYKSLPKSEKDAVKDVGGYVGGFLKGGRRKADAVQSRSLLTLDADHLKMDLWESVPLLFEYAAAIYSTHSHTPENPRERLIIPLARPVNPDEYEPIARKVAEIFGMNLFDDTTYQASRLMYWPSCPRDGEYIFEYQDEVFLNPDTILAQYEDWTDISSWPTSERESAIKLHERKKAGDPTAKPGIIGAFCRVYDIATAIDTFLPDVYEPTRKADRYTFIGGSTSGGLVLYDNQFAFSNHATDPTGGKLTNAFDLVRIHRFGDQDEGAKELTPVNRLPSFKAMSDFAEQDKRVSFEVKRASLAEINEDFADTVADSDSSSSAWIENLRMSGKGNERRVLNSIYNAQLILENDPHLKDLIGLNEFTGSLTKIRKPSWEEKFDPAWSDSDVSHIRAMIDSRYQVTLSAPNLNDAIVTEGKKHTFHPVKDYIERETWDGVKRIETVFSEYMGVEDSSYTREVSELFFGGAVSRIYRPGCKYDFVIVLIGSQGLGKSTLLQKLAPDFFTDSLVSMEHKDDLQLLQTNWILEISELSATKRTDIEKQKGFLSRREDVFRPAYARYPIRVKRHIVFAGTTNEFQFLKDSSGNRRWLPLNCDKAMLKKSVFDGSFDAIIPQLWAEAKHLYETTFKKGKYLDLSEESKAIALQKQRESEAEDPLKDDLECYLDIPIPIDWYEKGSSEKRGYILRKLNNEEDLFGDEPPEVMQRAKITVREVLAELLDVRIGSLDLRQNGTAKKISILLNAMPEWERKTFRMPGDGKPVKGFERVENVLP from the coding sequence ATGACGAAAACTAATGAACAAATATCAGTAACACTGCCGCGCTTGAAGCACGACAAAGAAATAAATTTAGCAATGGCCGGACGGAAAACGGCGACCGACTGGAAGAATCGGACCATGACCTGGAGCGACTTCCTGAAGCGCCTATCTGAGCCGACCAGGACACAAGAAACGGCTGCCGAGTATAAGAGCCTACCGAAGTCCGAAAAGGACGCAGTGAAAGACGTAGGCGGTTATGTAGGCGGGTTCCTGAAGGGCGGTAGACGAAAGGCCGATGCCGTGCAGTCCCGTAGCTTGCTAACGCTGGATGCGGATCACTTGAAAATGGATTTATGGGAGAGCGTTCCGCTTCTGTTTGAATACGCTGCAGCGATCTATAGCACGCATAGCCATACACCGGAGAACCCCCGGGAGCGGTTGATTATTCCACTAGCTAGACCAGTAAACCCGGATGAGTACGAGCCGATCGCGCGTAAAGTGGCGGAAATCTTCGGGATGAATCTTTTCGATGATACAACGTACCAGGCAAGTAGGCTCATGTACTGGCCGAGCTGCCCGAGAGACGGTGAATATATATTCGAGTACCAGGACGAAGTTTTTCTTAATCCTGATACCATCCTGGCGCAATACGAGGACTGGACGGATATTTCTTCCTGGCCGACTAGCGAACGCGAAAGCGCCATAAAGCTACACGAACGAAAGAAGGCAGGAGATCCTACCGCGAAGCCGGGCATCATTGGCGCATTCTGCCGAGTATACGACATAGCGACTGCGATCGATACCTTCCTGCCGGACGTGTACGAGCCTACCAGGAAGGCGGACCGATACACCTTCATCGGCGGCAGCACTAGCGGCGGATTGGTCCTGTATGATAATCAGTTTGCTTTTTCGAATCACGCAACGGATCCGACAGGCGGTAAACTGACGAACGCTTTTGATCTGGTCCGTATCCACCGCTTCGGAGATCAGGATGAAGGGGCTAAGGAGTTAACTCCAGTCAATCGGCTGCCATCATTCAAGGCCATGAGCGATTTTGCGGAACAGGATAAGCGCGTTAGCTTTGAAGTGAAGCGGGCATCCCTTGCTGAGATTAACGAAGATTTTGCCGATACCGTGGCAGACAGCGACAGCAGCAGCAGCGCCTGGATCGAAAACCTGCGTATGAGTGGGAAAGGGAACGAGCGCAGAGTGCTGAACAGTATTTACAATGCGCAGCTTATTCTGGAGAACGATCCGCACTTGAAGGACCTGATCGGGCTGAACGAGTTTACAGGCAGCCTGACAAAAATCAGAAAGCCTTCCTGGGAAGAAAAGTTTGATCCTGCCTGGTCTGACAGTGACGTGAGCCACATCCGCGCTATGATTGATAGCCGCTACCAGGTAACCCTCAGCGCGCCAAACTTGAATGATGCGATCGTTACGGAAGGCAAAAAGCACACGTTCCATCCGGTGAAGGACTACATTGAACGCGAGACCTGGGACGGAGTGAAACGTATCGAGACCGTGTTTTCTGAGTATATGGGCGTGGAAGATTCATCCTATACTCGGGAAGTCAGTGAGCTATTTTTCGGCGGTGCCGTTTCCCGCATTTATCGCCCTGGATGCAAATATGATTTTGTTATCGTTCTGATCGGGAGTCAGGGCCTCGGTAAGTCTACGCTGCTGCAGAAGTTGGCACCGGATTTCTTCACCGACAGCCTGGTCTCGATGGAACATAAGGATGATCTTCAGCTGCTTCAAACGAACTGGATTTTGGAAATATCAGAGCTATCCGCTACTAAGCGGACAGATATCGAAAAGCAAAAGGGCTTCTTATCTCGAAGGGAAGACGTATTCCGTCCAGCTTATGCAAGATATCCGATCAGAGTGAAGCGGCACATTGTATTCGCTGGGACAACTAACGAATTTCAATTCTTAAAAGACTCAAGCGGAAACCGCCGCTGGTTGCCGCTGAATTGCGATAAGGCAATGTTGAAGAAGAGCGTTTTTGACGGCAGCTTTGATGCCATCATTCCTCAACTATGGGCGGAAGCAAAGCACCTATATGAAACTACGTTCAAAAAAGGGAAATACCTCGACCTTTCCGAAGAGAGCAAAGCTATTGCTTTGCAGAAGCAGAGAGAATCTGAGGCAGAGGATCCGCTGAAAGACGATCTGGAGTGTTACCTGGATATCCCTATTCCGATAGATTGGTATGAGAAGGGCTCGAGCGAGAAACGCGGGTACATCCTTCGGAAATTGAACAACGAAGAGGACCTGTTCGGAGATGAACCGCCGGAAGTAATGCAGCGGGCGAAGATTACTGTTAGGGAAGTACTGGCCGAGCTGCTAGACGTCCGGATTGGTAGTTTAGATTTGCGGCAGAATGGCACAGCGAAAAAAATCAGCATCTTGCTAAATGCGATGCCTGAGTGGGAAAGAAAGACGTTCCGAATGCCAGGCGATGGCAAACCTGTAAAGGGCTTTGAACGAGTCGAGAACGTGTTACCATAA
- a CDS encoding head maturation protease, ClpP-related, producing the protein MNENKYFNMIKNSSTNAEIFIYGDIYSETYRGESDTSAISFKKELDALGDVKQIDLHINSGGGDVFESYAIYNMLNRHKATIDVYIDGLAASGASVIAMAGKTIHMPENSYLMIHNAWTVASGDYRDLQKSAKVIESITDNLRTAYMTRKLTITESKVKEMMNDETWIAAKQAISFGFADNLLKPSSAAASIDTSILNQYRNVPGTLKQTASAQGSRTKPAAPGQKKGNSTKNVRKFMDTLANAVTERADRMENRSGNDLNDEENFRSGAGNTVNAENTTAYCINDKFFGGRLK; encoded by the coding sequence TTGAACGAGAACAAATATTTCAACATGATAAAAAACAGCAGCACGAATGCCGAGATTTTCATATACGGTGATATCTATTCCGAAACTTACCGAGGAGAGAGCGACACCAGCGCGATATCCTTCAAGAAAGAACTGGATGCCCTCGGCGATGTGAAACAGATTGACCTGCATATCAATTCCGGCGGCGGGGATGTATTCGAATCCTATGCCATCTATAACATGCTGAACCGCCACAAAGCGACTATTGACGTTTACATCGATGGTCTGGCCGCTTCCGGTGCTTCCGTAATCGCTATGGCCGGGAAAACGATTCACATGCCGGAGAACAGCTACCTGATGATTCACAATGCCTGGACAGTTGCCTCTGGTGATTATCGCGATCTCCAAAAAAGTGCGAAAGTCATCGAGAGTATCACCGATAACCTGAGAACGGCCTACATGACCCGGAAACTGACCATCACGGAAAGTAAGGTAAAGGAAATGATGAATGATGAGACCTGGATCGCGGCAAAGCAAGCTATCTCTTTCGGCTTTGCGGATAACCTTCTGAAACCGTCCTCCGCTGCCGCAAGCATCGACACCAGCATTCTGAACCAATACAGAAACGTTCCAGGCACGCTGAAGCAAACAGCAAGCGCCCAGGGCTCACGGACGAAACCTGCGGCTCCTGGACAGAAAAAAGGGAACTCCACGAAGAACGTGAGAAAGTTCATGGATACTTTGGCGAACGCAGTAACAGAACGCGCGGACAGAATGGAAAATAGATCCGGCAACGATCTGAATGATGAGGAAAATTTCCGCTCTGGCGCTGGAAATACCGTAAATGCTGAGAATACAACAGCATACTGCATAAACGACAAATTTTTCGGAGGGAGATTAAAATAA
- a CDS encoding phage tail tape measure protein, whose protein sequence is MPEKIEGLSIGLDLDSVKVESGLQDLNKKLALVNSEMKANLSAFDKGDASLKKYQTQLDGLNKKLEIQKTKVDSARQAYEKMATAHGEGSKEAETAATAYNKELASLNNLQRYIGSVTTEMNKSQSAFTKYGNQLTGISEKAGKLGDGLTKTVTPAVLALGAAAVLSANNVSDATAKIQNNLGGTAEEAEKFAGIANDVFKDGWGDSLDSVTTSLLEVKEQLGSLPDEDLAAITKEAIALEQSLGMDTSETLRGVNSLMQTYGMTAQQAFDYMVTGAQKGLNKTDELGDNLAEYAPLWEQNGYSAQEMFNTLQAGLDAGAYNLDKVNDLVKEFGIRIGDGTIKTAVEEMGGSWKEIYDTWEASGESNDELFRKMAQNLASIEDPQEKAMALTEIWGSLGEDAGAKVVEALGNVTEEYGNVNGAAQTVVDTLEATQSQKFQSMFRDMTDLLVPLGDILLEMGEEALPILEDAVDNLTDAWNDLSPDMQENVVQWGLVAAAAGPIIKVFSGITGGLGAMLKLLPSITTGLGTAGVAGALGGVAPAATGAGGAAALFTNPWILGIGAVSLAAVGVGTAIYNEMHKEDKAHEEAIDATKGKYEEWYNAVTEGAKGVVESQQQIQGSVKNTGETYAEAMARIKAQNTDAVTAMEDDWNGYTELVDGVNVHHEGLGDSLKELGLSDDMLSEIQSGYENYRLIIDNTMQEVMNSFTEGNAISSDLANATIEANKSVTEEVIAGLQAQRDAKKAELDEQLNNLGPAWKAEYDKRVMDNGMHYAMMIQITQSANDNINSIVAAAATENRELTAEEVASMIGSYATLASNSGKSLSDVAGAQDFLSANMKGMVDNVSLNALAQAGMISESAASQVNSLGTVQDKVGALQWAIDYYNMTGIPAKTINIDASPALQRIAEVRMAMDGLKNKDVYINTYENRVYTTSSRTGALGISDDPYYATGTDSHIGGPAILGDGGRAEPYLTPSGVFGVSPSTDTLYPNLPRGTQVWPSIKDFKLEIPHFATGTQGSTEAQRLIASFKNRELSGGSSSTSVSHSNQSSSEVVHNHFNITAYGNLPQSTVRGMAETLSKEIKNIEDRKKMSRGDRVNL, encoded by the coding sequence ATGCCAGAAAAAATAGAAGGTCTCTCCATTGGGCTTGACCTCGATAGCGTCAAAGTCGAGAGCGGGCTCCAAGATTTAAACAAGAAACTTGCCCTGGTCAACAGCGAGATGAAAGCAAACCTTTCCGCTTTTGATAAAGGCGATGCATCACTGAAGAAATATCAAACACAGCTGGACGGCTTGAATAAGAAGTTGGAAATCCAAAAAACAAAAGTGGATAGCGCTCGACAAGCTTATGAGAAGATGGCTACCGCGCACGGTGAAGGCTCAAAAGAAGCGGAGACGGCCGCTACTGCTTACAACAAAGAGTTAGCCAGCCTGAACAATCTGCAGCGGTATATCGGTAGTGTGACTACTGAAATGAACAAATCTCAGTCGGCTTTCACAAAGTATGGTAATCAGCTGACAGGCATATCTGAGAAGGCCGGAAAACTTGGGGACGGTCTGACTAAGACCGTAACACCTGCAGTCCTGGCGTTAGGTGCGGCAGCCGTACTGAGTGCGAATAACGTCTCCGATGCGACCGCTAAAATTCAGAATAATTTAGGCGGTACCGCAGAGGAGGCTGAGAAGTTCGCAGGCATTGCCAATGATGTATTTAAGGATGGCTGGGGCGACTCCCTGGACTCGGTAACTACTTCATTACTCGAAGTAAAAGAACAGCTGGGAAGTCTTCCAGACGAAGATTTAGCGGCGATCACGAAAGAGGCTATTGCCCTGGAGCAATCGCTCGGAATGGATACCAGCGAAACCCTGCGCGGGGTGAACTCACTCATGCAGACGTACGGCATGACCGCGCAACAGGCTTTTGATTACATGGTAACAGGCGCGCAGAAGGGCTTAAACAAGACAGATGAACTCGGCGATAATCTAGCGGAATACGCGCCATTGTGGGAGCAGAACGGCTACTCCGCCCAGGAGATGTTTAACACGCTTCAGGCGGGACTGGATGCCGGAGCTTACAACCTGGACAAAGTGAATGACTTGGTGAAAGAGTTCGGGATCCGCATCGGGGACGGAACAATCAAGACGGCTGTCGAGGAAATGGGCGGCAGCTGGAAAGAAATCTATGACACCTGGGAGGCTTCCGGCGAGTCGAATGATGAACTATTCCGGAAGATGGCTCAAAACTTAGCGAGCATTGAGGATCCGCAAGAAAAAGCTATGGCCTTAACTGAGATTTGGGGCTCACTAGGTGAGGATGCCGGGGCTAAGGTAGTGGAGGCTCTCGGAAACGTAACGGAAGAATACGGCAATGTGAATGGCGCTGCTCAGACAGTAGTCGATACACTAGAAGCTACGCAGTCGCAGAAATTCCAGTCTATGTTCCGGGATATGACGGATCTTCTTGTTCCTCTCGGGGATATCCTACTTGAGATGGGTGAGGAGGCACTGCCGATCCTGGAAGATGCGGTCGATAACTTGACGGATGCCTGGAACGATTTGAGTCCGGATATGCAAGAGAATGTCGTTCAGTGGGGGCTAGTTGCAGCCGCTGCCGGGCCGATCATTAAAGTGTTTAGCGGTATTACTGGCGGCTTGGGCGCAATGCTGAAATTGCTTCCTAGTATTACAACAGGACTCGGAACCGCAGGAGTGGCCGGAGCTTTGGGCGGAGTCGCACCAGCTGCAACAGGCGCAGGTGGAGCCGCTGCACTCTTTACGAATCCCTGGATTCTCGGCATCGGTGCCGTATCATTGGCGGCTGTCGGAGTCGGTACCGCCATCTACAATGAGATGCACAAAGAGGACAAGGCGCATGAAGAGGCAATCGATGCCACAAAAGGCAAGTACGAGGAATGGTATAACGCAGTAACCGAAGGCGCGAAGGGTGTTGTCGAATCCCAGCAACAGATCCAGGGCTCGGTAAAAAATACCGGGGAAACCTACGCGGAAGCAATGGCGCGGATCAAGGCGCAGAATACCGATGCCGTTACCGCTATGGAAGACGACTGGAACGGGTACACGGAACTTGTGGACGGTGTGAACGTCCATCATGAGGGCTTAGGCGATAGTTTGAAAGAACTTGGGCTATCTGATGATATGCTCTCTGAAATTCAATCAGGCTATGAAAATTACCGCCTCATCATCGATAACACGATGCAGGAAGTCATGAATAGCTTTACGGAAGGCAATGCGATTTCTTCTGACCTGGCGAACGCAACGATCGAAGCGAACAAGTCCGTAACCGAGGAAGTCATAGCCGGGCTGCAGGCTCAAAGGGATGCCAAGAAGGCAGAACTGGATGAACAGCTCAATAACCTGGGCCCAGCCTGGAAAGCCGAGTATGACAAGCGCGTGATGGACAACGGCATGCACTACGCTATGATGATTCAGATAACGCAGTCAGCGAACGATAATATCAACAGTATTGTAGCAGCCGCAGCAACGGAAAACCGCGAACTAACAGCTGAAGAAGTCGCTTCAATGATCGGCAGTTATGCCACGCTTGCATCGAACAGCGGAAAGAGCCTTTCGGATGTTGCTGGTGCACAAGATTTCCTTTCCGCAAACATGAAAGGGATGGTTGATAATGTCAGTTTGAACGCTTTGGCGCAAGCAGGCATGATTTCAGAGAGCGCTGCTTCACAAGTCAACTCTCTGGGAACGGTCCAGGATAAAGTAGGTGCGCTGCAGTGGGCGATCGATTACTACAACATGACCGGGATTCCCGCTAAGACAATCAACATTGATGCAAGTCCGGCTTTACAGAGGATTGCTGAAGTTAGAATGGCAATGGACGGACTGAAAAACAAAGATGTTTACATCAATACATATGAAAACCGAGTGTATACAACAAGCAGCAGAACAGGTGCGCTCGGGATAAGTGACGATCCCTATTACGCAACAGGTACGGATTCACATATAGGTGGCCCTGCAATATTGGGTGACGGTGGACGTGCAGAGCCTTATTTAACCCCTAGCGGAGTTTTCGGAGTATCACCTTCTACTGATACACTTTATCCGAACCTTCCGAGAGGGACACAAGTATGGCCGAGTATCAAGGACTTTAAACTGGAAATCCCTCACTTCGCAACCGGAACCCAGGGCAGTACAGAAGCACAGCGCCTGATCGCTAGCTTCAAGAACCGGGAGTTATCCGGCGGCAGCAGTTCGACCAGCGTTAGTCACTCGAACCAATCGTCTAGCGAGGTGGTCCATAACCATTTCAATATTACGGCCTATGGAAACCTTCCGCAGAGCACAGTAAGAGGCATGGCTGAGACTTTATCCAAAGAAATCAAGAATATCGAGGACCGGAAGAAAATGAGCCGCGGCGATCGGGTAAATCTTTGA
- a CDS encoding DUF771 domain-containing protein — translation MVQKLQLMVEIPEEYVLITRVEYEEMQRKVEVGKIETIAWFKDQVKIQNDEIVRERILYPYREELERFVRYPSGKGQPWKFQKNLTMQWIENNFDKVVGRKKR, via the coding sequence ATGGTTCAGAAATTACAGTTAATGGTGGAGATACCTGAAGAGTACGTCCTAATCACGCGGGTTGAGTATGAAGAGATGCAGCGGAAGGTGGAGGTAGGGAAGATTGAAACTATTGCATGGTTTAAAGACCAGGTAAAGATTCAGAATGATGAAATTGTGAGGGAACGGATCCTTTATCCGTATCGGGAAGAGCTCGAGAGATTTGTTCGATACCCGAGCGGTAAGGGGCAGCCTTGGAAGTTTCAAAAAAATTTAACGATGCAATGGATTGAAAACAACTTTGATAAGGTTGTGGGAAGAAAGAAAAGATAA